In a genomic window of Sulfurisphaera tokodaii str. 7:
- a CDS encoding carbamoyltransferase C-terminal domain-containing protein yields MHGLVGVTELHNYIWSYLRGDFLPLAKRVITKAILESHETIPSEIKIFSVPHHLAHAASAYYFSGFNSATVITLDGSGEYEATVIWKVKDGEFEKILSMYSSYGSLGFLYEAMMVGISFERLEGPGKGMGLAPYGKKSLYYDRLRSFVNINSDDGIPFYISDDKVIRRRKYYEIIYQAIYSKIAEKVIGGKLKWDPRGELNQDAVNIAWAVQKVTEEAVLATAKWAKDHTGEDKVALAGGVALNAKANMELHYAKIFNDMFIFPAANDAGGPIGAAAYVYEHVLGGKMKRQRLKNVYLGPEYDDDVIKKVVQDSKFKAKYVGDDVNAVADLVAKGYIVTWYQGRAELGPRALGNRSIVADPTRKEYWRLVNDIKGREWWRPLAPSLLDEDKGTYFKDPVSHEFMILMLRYKDEEVCKRVPVTCHVDLTARPQTVTRDQNKTWYDLIKAFKDIKGEGLIMNTSFNLAGEPLVETPQDAMRSFALKGFDAMYMQGWLIYKR; encoded by the coding sequence ATGCATGGGCTGGTAGGAGTTACAGAGTTACATAATTATATATGGAGTTACTTAAGAGGAGATTTCTTACCATTAGCCAAAAGAGTTATTACAAAAGCTATTTTAGAATCTCATGAAACAATACCGTCAGAAATAAAAATTTTTTCTGTGCCTCATCATTTAGCTCATGCAGCCTCAGCGTATTATTTTTCTGGCTTTAACTCTGCTACTGTAATCACTTTAGATGGTTCAGGTGAGTACGAGGCTACTGTTATATGGAAGGTAAAAGATGGAGAATTCGAGAAAATTTTATCTATGTACTCCTCTTATGGTTCATTAGGATTTCTTTATGAGGCTATGATGGTAGGGATATCTTTTGAAAGACTGGAAGGTCCTGGAAAAGGAATGGGATTAGCACCTTACGGTAAAAAGTCTCTATATTATGATAGATTAAGATCGTTCGTTAATATTAATTCAGATGATGGCATCCCATTTTACATTTCAGATGATAAAGTTATAAGAAGAAGAAAATATTATGAGATTATATATCAAGCTATCTATAGTAAAATAGCTGAAAAGGTTATAGGTGGTAAACTTAAGTGGGATCCCCGTGGTGAGTTGAATCAAGATGCAGTAAACATTGCTTGGGCTGTTCAAAAAGTAACTGAGGAGGCTGTTTTAGCTACTGCAAAGTGGGCAAAAGATCACACGGGTGAGGATAAAGTTGCCTTAGCTGGAGGAGTAGCTTTAAATGCTAAGGCTAATATGGAGTTGCATTACGCCAAGATCTTCAATGATATGTTTATTTTTCCAGCTGCTAATGACGCTGGTGGGCCAATAGGTGCTGCAGCTTACGTTTATGAGCATGTGTTGGGAGGCAAAATGAAGAGACAAAGGCTGAAGAACGTTTACCTAGGGCCGGAATATGACGATGATGTGATTAAGAAGGTTGTTCAAGATAGTAAGTTTAAGGCTAAGTATGTTGGTGATGATGTTAATGCTGTTGCTGACTTAGTTGCTAAGGGTTATATTGTAACTTGGTATCAAGGTAGGGCTGAGTTGGGCCCTAGGGCACTCGGTAATCGTTCGATTGTTGCTGACCCGACTAGGAAGGAGTACTGGAGGCTGGTCAACGATATTAAGGGTAGGGAGTGGTGGAGGCCATTAGCACCGTCTTTGCTAGATGAGGACAAAGGCACTTACTTTAAAGATCCCGTTTCCCACGAGTTCATGATACTGATGCTACGTTATAAGGATGAGGAGGTGTGTAAGCGTGTTCCGGTCACTTGTCATGTTGATTTGACTGCTAGGCCACAGACTGTAACTAGGGATCAGAATAAGACTTGGTATGATTTGATTAAGGCGTTCAAGGATATTAAGGGTGAGGGGCTAATAATGAATACCTCATTTAACCTCGCCGGTGAACCATTAGTTGAGACACCACAGGACGCCATGAGGAGCTTCGCTTTAAAAGGTTTTGATGCAATGTATATGCAAGGATGGTTAATATATAAGAGGTGA
- a CDS encoding ISH3-like element ISSto8 family transposase, whose protein sequence is MKGNEDKGTKSYNRDFVRSALKLIYTFLTNILFPEELLKTLLKARGTYLSRLGNEGRRALKLLNNIDVDDVRKALREMGKKVLRETRNRRVAIDLHSQPQYHKDKSLLSRIKPNKGTSWGLAQIAIFLLNRKSIFLDVLPITVKNIAEDFKMVMQVVLEELDKFDLRLVRVYADREFAVNEVIKFLLGLGVDFVITARYQMYKKYEDKLRDVDITYCGVRYTGFLCVRHVSGAYLVILRKGDGIIAFLVSGEVDVRTAVVLAEDYRERWGVENAFRSLEEFRVRTRTCDVRKELVLILLCYFLLNVWFLVRSWRRVRLWEFCQSLVDFLVLKEMREVITQGLPQVGELFFVNFS, encoded by the coding sequence ATGAAGGGGAATGAAGACAAAGGGACTAAATCCTACAATAGGGACTTCGTCCGGTCCGCCCTCAAACTAATCTACACCTTTCTAACTAATATACTTTTCCCCGAAGAACTCCTCAAAACCTTACTTAAAGCTAGAGGAACCTACTTGAGTAGGCTTGGGAACGAGGGGAGGAGAGCATTAAAGCTCTTGAACAATATTGATGTTGATGATGTTAGAAAGGCATTAAGGGAGATGGGTAAGAAAGTCTTGAGGGAGACTAGGAATAGGAGAGTTGCTATTGACCTCCATTCCCAACCACAGTACCACAAGGATAAGAGTTTATTGAGTAGGATTAAGCCTAATAAGGGTACTTCTTGGGGTCTCGCTCAAATTGCAATTTTCCTCTTGAATAGGAAGAGTATTTTCCTTGATGTTTTACCTATAACTGTGAAAAATATTGCTGAGGATTTTAAGATGGTTATGCAAGTTGTTTTGGAGGAGTTGGACAAGTTTGATCTTAGGCTTGTTAGGGTTTATGCTGATAGGGAGTTTGCGGTGAATGAGGTTATTAAGTTTCTCTTGGGTCTTGGCGTGGATTTTGTTATTACCGCTAGGTATCAGATGTACAAGAAGTATGAGGATAAGTTGAGGGATGTTGATATTACTTATTGTGGTGTTAGGTATACTGGTTTTCTTTGTGTTAGGCATGTTAGTGGTGCTTATCTTGTTATTTTGAGGAAGGGGGATGGGATTATAGCTTTTCTTGTTAGTGGTGAGGTTGATGTTAGGACTGCTGTTGTTTTGGCTGAGGATTATAGGGAGAGGTGGGGTGTTGAGAATGCTTTTCGTTCGCTAGAGGAGTTTAGGGTTAGGACTAGGACTTGTGATGTTAGGAAGGAGTTGGTTCTTATTCTCCTCTGTTATTTTCTTTTGAATGTTTGGTTTTTGGTTCGTTCTTGGAGGAGGGTGAGGTTGTGGGAGTTCTGTCAGTCTCTCGTTGATTTTCTAGTCCTCAAGGAGATGAGGGAAGTTATTACACAAGGTTTACCTCAAGTTGGGGAGTTATTTTTCGTGAACTTCAGCTGA
- a CDS encoding carbamoyltransferase N-terminal domain-containing protein: protein MIVIGFNWPLEHDHAVAVIYNGELIFAVEEERYTRHKHSPLEPPLNALIQAFRFLKKMGFKPKDIDAYAINWDLSLLQYGNLFFLR from the coding sequence ATGATAGTAATAGGTTTTAACTGGCCTTTAGAACATGATCATGCAGTTGCAGTCATATATAACGGTGAGCTTATATTCGCTGTTGAAGAAGAAAGATACACAAGACACAAACATTCACCATTAGAACCGCCATTAAATGCACTTATACAAGCATTTAGATTTCTAAAGAAAATGGGATTTAAACCAAAAGATATTGACGCTTATGCAATAAACTGGGATCTGTCTCTACTTCAGTATGGGAATCTCTTTTTTCTGAGATAA
- a CDS encoding glycosyltransferase: MLITIVTYNPDEEFVTEMVSKIKEKSKDYKILIIDNHSRKPLEKLKSTDYFIQFDKNYGLGKAYNYAAKFAKEIGEEYLMFLDQDTVILDNFNPNKVVKEAEELKAKGIDPQILSINIDNTAIEKKISDSNFYNAKIIVNSGMIVRIDYIGKNPFLENLFLDRLDLEYTYRARRQGVLPLVYKERMILHKPGEGLRQFSRFCGKLFLTALYTLYTLRHKNNKNKKFEYYSYYSSFLRYYLMLRNDVYLWIRRRIYPNFWKIIIGDLFVLCEVLGYSKGFKWALRAIRYGIIGDLDKDNKELFQI; this comes from the coding sequence ATGCTTATAACAATAGTTACTTACAACCCAGATGAGGAATTTGTTACTGAAATGGTTTCTAAAATTAAAGAGAAAAGCAAAGATTATAAAATACTTATCATAGATAATCATTCAAGAAAACCCTTAGAAAAATTAAAATCTACAGATTATTTTATTCAATTTGATAAAAATTATGGATTAGGTAAAGCATATAATTATGCCGCTAAGTTCGCTAAGGAAATAGGAGAAGAGTATCTAATGTTTCTAGATCAAGACACAGTAATATTAGATAATTTTAATCCAAATAAAGTTGTGAAGGAAGCGGAAGAACTAAAGGCTAAGGGTATTGATCCACAAATATTAAGCATTAACATTGATAATACGGCCATAGAGAAGAAGATATCTGACTCTAATTTTTACAATGCTAAGATAATCGTAAATAGCGGTATGATAGTACGTATAGACTATATAGGAAAAAATCCCTTTTTAGAAAATCTATTTTTAGATAGATTAGATCTTGAATATACTTATAGAGCAAGGAGACAAGGCGTATTACCATTAGTATATAAAGAGAGAATGATATTACATAAGCCCGGAGAAGGACTAAGACAATTCTCTAGATTTTGTGGGAAGTTGTTTTTAACTGCATTATATACGTTGTATACTTTACGTCATAAAAATAATAAAAATAAAAAATTTGAGTACTACTCTTACTACTCAAGTTTCTTGCGATATTATCTCATGTTACGTAATGATGTATACTTATGGATAAGAAGAAGAATATATCCTAATTTTTGGAAAATAATAATAGGAGATCTATTTGTGTTATGTGAGGTTCTAGGTTATAGTAAGGGGTTTAAGTGGGCTTTGAGAGCTATTAGATACGGAATTATAGGAGACCTTGATAAGGATAATAAAGAACTATTTCAAATTTGA
- a CDS encoding glycosyltransferase family A protein has protein sequence MDPFISVIVTAYQYRPYIIEALESVVKQDLDKEKYEVIIVTNYDENHISKYLHSSWKFIQSKNRWIGPKVFEALKESSGEIIVFLEDDDLFESNKLRVIYNIFKEKSRLGFYRHKVKIINEHGKEAKLSDALYNSQKILINKRQCDLRTAYLTVYKNRSGYASVSSMAMSREILEQYSDYLKQIRLAIDSFYLTTSFLSKYDMLFDNIVLGKYRLQKQSGTSYLIDLNGFIDHYFFEYSNICKDLQINYRLAKGSDIEEFMLHDYLFSKVLYKLFINPTNKNNYYYDKCCKLSFYEVVRILNNPYAEDTLKRFILGIVSYLPFKLRKMVLRKIYDFRLNMYNELFSH, from the coding sequence ATGGATCCATTTATTTCAGTTATAGTAACAGCATACCAGTACAGACCTTATATTATAGAGGCCTTAGAAAGTGTTGTAAAACAAGATTTGGATAAGGAGAAATACGAGGTGATAATAGTTACTAACTATGATGAGAATCATATTTCTAAGTATTTACACAGTAGCTGGAAATTTATTCAATCCAAAAACAGATGGATAGGGCCAAAAGTTTTTGAAGCACTCAAAGAAAGCTCTGGGGAAATTATAGTCTTTCTAGAAGATGATGATTTATTTGAAAGTAATAAGCTAAGAGTAATATATAATATATTCAAAGAAAAGTCAAGGCTCGGCTTTTATAGGCATAAGGTTAAAATTATCAACGAGCACGGTAAGGAGGCAAAATTATCTGATGCTTTATATAATTCACAAAAAATTCTAATTAATAAACGTCAATGCGATCTTAGAACTGCGTATCTTACGGTTTATAAAAATAGAAGTGGTTATGCATCAGTTTCATCTATGGCAATGAGCAGGGAAATCTTAGAACAGTATTCAGATTACTTGAAACAGATTCGTTTAGCAATTGACTCATTTTATCTAACAACTAGCTTTTTATCTAAATACGATATGCTATTTGATAATATAGTCCTTGGAAAATACAGATTGCAAAAACAATCTGGAACTTCATACTTAATAGATTTAAATGGTTTTATTGATCACTATTTCTTTGAATATTCAAATATATGCAAAGATCTCCAGATAAATTATAGATTGGCTAAAGGCTCTGACATTGAAGAATTTATGCTTCACGATTACTTATTTTCAAAAGTATTATACAAACTTTTTATTAACCCTACTAATAAAAATAACTATTATTATGATAAATGTTGTAAATTAAGCTTTTATGAAGTAGTAAGGATTTTAAATAATCCGTACGCTGAAGATACTCTTAAAAGGTTTATATTAGGAATAGTATCATATCTTCCATTTAAATTAAGGAAAATGGTTCTAAGAAAAATCTATGACTTTAGATTGAACATGTATAATGAATTATTTAGTCATTAA
- a CDS encoding glycosyltransferase family 4 protein gives MKKIIIMADSNLDFGGGEYVETKLLQGFKNKYTDSIHVIYKNHDWNFIINTLNNLKRTEIRLIFDLDYWPISYGQLKFIYHNFRMKEINFLLGESYYYAKKLKVRNAVLIQGAGLNKIKLGIPLNVLNYLKVKRNFPIDVFLNGKNKFYYILYKGIRESIISKIIKYSGTIARAYGVSKGQLDSLGLSKSKKARVMDPPLAVDKDLISKRKDYEKKKDYLVFYARLIPLKGILEIPYILKEIMWIGNNKELKLIIMGKFPNDSLKDLFFNLVKELRLEDNIVYKGFVPKDELLNIVSEAKCVVYPSHEDSFSLAILEALAVGTPVVAYDIPGPRSVFGDLSAVRFVEEFNIRHMAREVTNILRMKEDEYNSLIFNDKMEKFLEKHTNWDSVIENYYKDLMSL, from the coding sequence ATGAAAAAAATCATAATTATGGCAGATTCTAATCTGGACTTTGGCGGTGGCGAGTATGTGGAGACTAAGTTATTGCAAGGTTTTAAAAATAAATATACAGATAGTATTCATGTAATATATAAAAATCATGATTGGAATTTTATAATCAATACGTTAAATAATCTTAAAAGGACAGAAATTAGACTAATTTTTGACCTAGATTACTGGCCTATTAGTTATGGCCAGTTAAAATTCATCTATCATAACTTTAGAATGAAGGAAATTAATTTCCTACTTGGTGAAAGCTACTATTATGCTAAGAAGCTGAAAGTAAGAAACGCTGTGCTTATTCAGGGTGCTGGACTAAATAAAATTAAATTAGGCATTCCGCTTAACGTATTAAACTATCTAAAGGTTAAGAGAAATTTTCCTATCGATGTATTTCTTAATGGTAAAAACAAATTTTACTACATTCTTTATAAAGGTATTAGGGAAAGTATTATATCAAAGATAATTAAATATTCGGGGACTATAGCTCGCGCATACGGAGTATCTAAAGGACAGCTAGATTCTTTAGGTCTAAGTAAGTCTAAGAAAGCTAGAGTTATGGATCCTCCATTAGCTGTAGATAAAGATTTAATAAGCAAACGGAAGGATTATGAGAAGAAAAAAGATTACCTAGTATTCTATGCTAGACTTATTCCTTTAAAGGGAATTTTGGAGATCCCTTATATACTTAAAGAGATAATGTGGATTGGTAATAATAAGGAATTAAAGTTAATAATAATGGGGAAGTTTCCAAATGATTCATTGAAAGATCTCTTTTTTAATCTTGTTAAAGAATTGAGATTAGAAGATAATATTGTTTATAAAGGTTTTGTACCTAAAGATGAATTACTTAATATTGTTTCTGAAGCAAAATGTGTAGTATACCCTTCACATGAGGATTCGTTTTCACTCGCAATTCTTGAAGCCTTAGCTGTAGGAACACCAGTAGTTGCCTACGACATCCCTGGTCCTAGATCCGTTTTCGGCGATTTAAGCGCAGTAAGATTTGTTGAAGAGTTTAATATAAGGCATATGGCAAGGGAAGTCACAAACATTTTAAGAATGAAGGAGGACGAGTACAATTCACTTATTTTCAATGATAAAATGGAAAAATTCCTTGAGAAGCACACAAATTGGGACTCAGTAATAGAGAATTATTATAAGGATTTAATGAGTCTTTAG
- a CDS encoding FkbM family methyltransferase: MVKLIYNDHEVILRNYRARDFIGVFVNEDYELADVKGKTVIDCGAAIGDSSIYFALKGAKRVISFEAYPSIAKIAEQNIKLNDIENVLIVNAACGKDETMLVDPRLGGGPTPLIRVANGAKIPSYSLKSIIQKFQIEEGSVLKIDCEGCEYDFILREDETTLAYFSQIIMEYHHGYNELKKKLEKAGFRVKVSKPVLCHNTFGKLILGKLYAYKD, translated from the coding sequence ATGGTTAAACTTATTTATAATGACCATGAAGTAATTCTACGAAATTACCGAGCAAGAGATTTCATAGGAGTTTTTGTAAACGAAGATTATGAATTAGCAGACGTAAAAGGAAAGACTGTTATCGACTGTGGAGCAGCTATAGGGGATTCTTCAATATATTTTGCATTAAAAGGTGCAAAGCGTGTAATTTCTTTCGAAGCATATCCGAGCATAGCGAAAATTGCTGAGCAAAACATAAAGTTAAATGATATTGAAAACGTTTTAATTGTAAATGCTGCTTGCGGAAAGGATGAGACTATGCTAGTTGACCCGCGTTTAGGCGGAGGCCCTACTCCACTAATTCGTGTAGCTAATGGTGCTAAAATTCCTTCCTATTCGCTTAAGAGTATAATACAAAAATTTCAGATTGAGGAAGGAAGCGTACTAAAGATCGATTGTGAGGGTTGCGAATACGACTTTATACTACGTGAGGATGAGACAACTTTAGCGTATTTTTCTCAGATAATTATGGAATATCATCACGGTTATAATGAACTAAAGAAAAAGCTTGAGAAAGCTGGATTCAGAGTAAAGGTAAGTAAACCTGTTCTATGTCATAATACATTTGGAAAGCTCATTTTAGGTAAACTTTATGCTTATAAGGACTAA
- a CDS encoding glycosyltransferase family 2 protein — MLKTTVIITAYNRKEFIKNAVKSVLENSQRPTEIIVVKNFKDNDIDSFLDANDVINMYSDDITLGGKLSQGISQASGDIIFFLEDDDLFSKEKIAEVSQKFSKYKLGFYHNSQLIFYDEKTIMNTDTQDFLYYDKVNSERKVNYLFHKLKAGFNVSSIAVSRDLAVKCNSLLKNVKITADTFLFFCAIENELPIMVDLRKLTYYRILRRKSAYENLNISLFKMQYEDALYFKSIFSKEILRNLIKIIIEQREILYKILSKEVTRKEAIIYTFRMVKDLVYFPSKWNTFLLGLSVLSILSRETTRNIFIKKIYSNSIFS, encoded by the coding sequence GTGTTGAAGACTACAGTAATAATTACCGCATATAACAGAAAGGAATTCATAAAGAATGCTGTAAAATCTGTATTAGAAAACTCTCAAAGACCTACAGAGATCATAGTAGTGAAGAACTTTAAGGACAATGATATCGACTCTTTTCTCGATGCTAACGATGTGATTAATATGTATTCAGATGATATAACGCTTGGGGGAAAACTGTCACAAGGTATTTCCCAGGCCTCTGGAGACATAATATTCTTTTTAGAGGATGACGATCTATTTAGTAAGGAAAAGATTGCAGAAGTTTCACAAAAATTCAGTAAATACAAACTTGGTTTTTATCACAATTCTCAACTGATATTTTATGACGAGAAAACGATAATGAACACTGATACTCAAGACTTTTTATATTATGATAAAGTGAATTCAGAGAGGAAGGTAAATTATCTATTTCATAAACTTAAGGCCGGATTTAACGTCAGTTCCATAGCTGTTAGTAGAGATCTCGCAGTTAAATGTAATAGTCTATTAAAAAATGTCAAGATAACAGCGGATACTTTCTTATTCTTTTGTGCTATAGAAAATGAACTACCTATAATGGTTGACTTAAGGAAATTGACCTACTACAGAATCTTAAGGAGAAAAAGTGCTTACGAAAACCTAAATATCTCGCTATTTAAAATGCAATACGAGGACGCATTGTATTTTAAGAGCATATTTTCTAAAGAAATTTTAAGAAACCTTATTAAAATAATTATTGAACAGCGTGAGATTCTCTATAAGATTCTCTCTAAAGAAGTTACTAGGAAAGAAGCGATAATTTATACTTTCAGAATGGTAAAAGATTTAGTGTATTTTCCTAGCAAATGGAACACTTTTCTTCTTGGACTTAGTGTTTTATCTATTTTGTCGAGGGAGACAACTAGAAATATATTCATAAAAAAGATTTATAGTAATTCCATATTTTCTTGA
- a CDS encoding FkbM family methyltransferase, giving the protein MTLRFLEKNIRVNNINNVKIVNKAVSSKRGRVKLYLADNPYNSSIVFNSNRYVEVETITLDELLSPYDSIDLIKIDVEGAELDVIKSGINQLHKVKKIVMEVRNQYESEIDSTLIKEGFKKCILEDRGHEKNILYYVGE; this is encoded by the coding sequence ATAACCTTAAGATTTTTAGAAAAGAATATACGTGTAAATAATATAAATAACGTTAAGATAGTAAACAAAGCCGTATCTTCTAAAAGAGGACGGGTCAAGCTTTACTTAGCAGATAATCCTTATAATTCCAGTATCGTCTTTAACTCGAACAGATACGTAGAAGTAGAAACGATAACTTTGGACGAACTTTTATCGCCCTATGATTCGATAGACCTCATTAAAATAGACGTGGAAGGAGCAGAACTGGACGTTATAAAATCTGGCATTAATCAGCTTCATAAGGTTAAGAAAATCGTAATGGAAGTAAGAAATCAGTATGAAAGCGAGATAGATAGTACCCTTATAAAAGAGGGTTTTAAGAAATGCATATTAGAGGATAGGGGTCACGAGAAGAACATATTATATTATGTAGGAGAGTAA
- a CDS encoding glycosyltransferase, translating into MKVFFLASHLKERDGASRAILNFARGIRELSNYEPVIITLNSSMNNNKINGVEVINLKKELGSFSSFSILLGYSFPLNKFKKYLNEDGVYIVSTDDLIPLSKFKENLIYWNQGVLISVFFWEPFYKKNKLISTFASPFLWRNIVKFSNYIKKYKLVLANSRTSAVYISLFYNRSPKGVVYPPLDVDFFKSSKSKERFVLAILKRGYPSHVELLAKIAEKIKMKVIGYKIPNAEYLGKVSDEELRDLYSSALATLYSVDFEYYGYIPVESMASGTPVIAFKYSGGPSETIIDGQTGWLASDEEEFYKLTMRVYNEGYSEEIISNCRKRAEFFSIRNQTKLLLSYII; encoded by the coding sequence TTGAAGGTCTTTTTCCTCGCAAGTCATCTTAAGGAAAGAGATGGAGCTAGTAGGGCAATATTAAACTTCGCAAGAGGGATAAGAGAGTTAAGTAATTACGAGCCGGTAATTATCACGCTTAATAGTTCCATGAATAACAATAAAATAAACGGAGTAGAAGTTATTAATCTTAAAAAAGAGTTGGGATCTTTCTCATCTTTTAGTATTCTGCTCGGTTATTCTTTCCCTTTAAATAAATTTAAAAAATACCTTAATGAGGACGGAGTTTATATAGTTTCTACTGATGATTTGATACCTCTCTCTAAATTTAAGGAGAATTTAATTTACTGGAACCAAGGAGTTCTTATCAGTGTATTCTTCTGGGAACCTTTCTACAAAAAGAATAAGTTGATATCAACTTTTGCTTCACCATTCTTGTGGCGTAATATCGTTAAATTTTCAAACTATATTAAAAAGTACAAGTTAGTTCTGGCAAACAGCAGAACATCTGCAGTCTATATTTCCCTCTTTTATAATAGGAGTCCTAAAGGTGTTGTTTACCCGCCACTTGACGTAGACTTCTTTAAAAGTTCTAAGAGCAAGGAAAGATTCGTGTTAGCAATCTTAAAGAGGGGCTATCCCTCACACGTAGAGTTACTGGCTAAAATTGCTGAAAAAATTAAGATGAAAGTTATAGGATATAAGATCCCAAACGCAGAGTATCTTGGGAAAGTTTCAGACGAAGAATTAAGGGATCTGTACTCTTCCGCTTTAGCTACGCTTTATTCTGTAGATTTTGAATATTATGGTTACATCCCAGTAGAGTCTATGGCTTCTGGAACTCCAGTCATAGCCTTTAAGTATTCGGGAGGTCCTTCAGAGACAATTATAGACGGGCAGACTGGATGGCTTGCCTCAGATGAGGAGGAATTCTATAAATTAACAATGAGGGTATATAACGAGGGCTACTCAGAAGAGATAATTTCAAATTGCAGGAAAAGAGCTGAGTTCTTTTCGATAAGAAATCAGACTAAATTGTTACTCTCCTACATAATATAA
- a CDS encoding FkbM family methyltransferase, whose translation MEFIPPKRMLELIKHYSTTFKNWYSVMLGIYLHRERIKCTLRNGQTLYLTPNEAVLLAGLRIIELDCNTVKFSFNGREITLRGWRLSDPGDSFSDYWRINVKGKRVLDIGAGVGDSSIYFSTMGAKEVVAVEIDKKKIELMRENLRTNGINNVIVVDKGVGTVDNENFISWERLIKDYGPFDDAKIDCDGCERLISPFIKEIPELLIEWDSDYKDVVKNLSKNGYKIRVEHTLKNLGFIYAKRE comes from the coding sequence ATGGAGTTTATTCCTCCTAAAAGAATGCTAGAACTTATTAAACACTACAGCACGACTTTCAAGAACTGGTATTCAGTAATGCTTGGTATTTATCTTCATAGAGAGAGAATAAAGTGTACTTTAAGAAATGGACAGACTTTATATCTTACACCTAATGAAGCAGTTCTATTAGCGGGGCTAAGAATAATAGAGCTCGACTGCAATACGGTGAAATTCTCGTTTAACGGTAGAGAAATTACATTAAGAGGATGGAGATTAAGTGACCCTGGGGACTCTTTCTCTGACTACTGGAGAATAAACGTCAAGGGAAAAAGAGTTCTGGACATAGGGGCTGGAGTAGGAGATTCTTCTATCTATTTTTCAACCATGGGTGCTAAAGAAGTTGTTGCTGTTGAAATAGATAAAAAGAAAATCGAGCTAATGAGGGAGAACTTAAGGACAAACGGAATTAACAACGTTATCGTAGTAGATAAGGGAGTTGGCACTGTTGATAACGAAAATTTCATCAGCTGGGAAAGATTAATAAAAGATTATGGTCCTTTTGATGATGCTAAGATAGACTGTGATGGCTGCGAGAGACTTATTTCTCCCTTTATAAAGGAGATACCAGAACTACTCATAGAATGGGATAGTGACTATAAGGACGTTGTAAAAAATTTATCTAAAAACGGTTATAAGATAAGGGTAGAGCATACGTTAAAGAACCTAGGATTTATATATGCTAAGAGGGAATGA
- a CDS encoding glycosyltransferase family 2 protein, which produces MISIEIPVLHGKYLKQLFESLRNQSFQDFEVIIVNSSSDENVSDLIRQYGFKEIKEKVKLLKARYLAHRNSRGEYELLLDETRVLRKDALAILSLLNHDMIIIGEEEIGNSFWIRLANLDKENIMECNIPEAIKGFALPRLFRREILEKTFKVLRENLKEKFNEIIFPDHELIYYEASKISEDVFVLKDKLIMHYGDARLLDIIKKYHRYGNSVKVLKGTPYTNLTQISRKKRNICKGNKFLLYLLYITRGIPFMLGYLF; this is translated from the coding sequence ATGATATCAATAGAAATTCCAGTACTGCACGGAAAATACCTAAAGCAGCTCTTTGAGTCATTAAGAAATCAATCTTTTCAAGATTTCGAGGTCATCATAGTAAATTCCTCATCTGACGAGAATGTCTCAGACCTTATACGTCAATATGGGTTTAAAGAGATAAAAGAAAAGGTAAAGCTTCTTAAAGCTAGATACTTAGCTCATCGTAACTCTAGGGGAGAGTATGAACTCCTGCTAGATGAAACCAGAGTTTTAAGGAAGGACGCGTTAGCTATCCTCTCCTTATTAAATCATGATATGATAATAATAGGGGAGGAAGAGATTGGGAACTCCTTCTGGATAAGACTTGCTAACCTTGATAAGGAGAATATAATGGAATGTAATATTCCTGAGGCTATAAAAGGTTTCGCATTACCTAGGCTTTTCAGAAGAGAAATTCTAGAAAAGACATTTAAGGTTCTAAGAGAAAATCTAAAGGAAAAGTTTAACGAGATAATTTTCCCAGATCATGAACTAATCTATTATGAAGCCAGTAAGATAAGCGAAGACGTTTTTGTGCTTAAGGATAAGTTGATAATGCATTACGGTGATGCTAGGCTTTTAGATATTATAAAGAAATACCACAGATACGGAAATAGTGTGAAAGTGTTAAAGGGAACTCCTTATACCAACTTGACACAAATTTCGAGAAAGAAGAGGAATATCTGTAAAGGGAATAAATTCCTCCTCTACTTGCTTTATATAACTAGGGGAATTCCCTTTATGCTCGGATATCTATTTTAA